One genomic region from Chelmon rostratus isolate fCheRos1 chromosome 11, fCheRos1.pri, whole genome shotgun sequence encodes:
- the LOC121613719 gene encoding spastin-like, protein MNASKSKDSGEVIRNYHKQAFEYISKALKIDEDDTGEKEQAVRWYQKGIDELERGIAVELTGQGEQYERAKRLQDKMICNLTMAKDRLALLDATLASKRSCDPQKTSNHVLPQAKPVPKSQPAGRGMSTTVRPSSAVRPSSRPAEAKVTPRMGKAQNGKPAAVKQPPKRDMKNFKNVDSKLANLIMNEIVDSGASVSFEDIAGQELAKQALQEIVILPALRPELFTGLRAPARGLLLFGPPGNGKTMLAKAVAAESNATFFNISAASLTSKYVGEGEKLVRALFAVARELQPSVIFIDEVDSLLCERREGEHDASRRLKTEFLIEFDGVQSGGDDRVLVMGATNRPQELDEAVLRRFAKRVYVALPDAETRFTLLKNLLGKQGNPLSKNELSSLAKATAGYSGSDLTSLAKDAALGPIRELGPDQVRSMAASEMRNIKMKDFEDSLKRVKPSVSPATLNMYSKWNKDFGDTTAL, encoded by the exons ATGAACGCAAGTAAAAGCAAAGACAGCGGTGAAGTTATTAGAAACTACCACAAGCAGGCGTTTGAGTATATATCGAAGGCATTAAAGATCGACGAAGATGATACAG GGGAAAAGGAGCAGGCTGTGCGGTGGTACCAGAAAGGAATCGATGAGCTTGAAAGGGGAATTGCGGTCGAGCTCACGGGACAAG GAGAGCAATATGAACGAGCAAAGAGACTTCAAGATAAGATGATCTGCAATCTCACCATGGCGAAAGACAGACTTGCCCTTTTAG ACGCAACACTGGCATCTAAAAGGAGCTGTGATCCCCAGAAGACCTCAAATCATGTTCTTCCACAAGCGAAGCCGGTGCCTAAAAGCCAGCCTGCAGGGCGAGGCATGTCCACAACCGTCAGgccttcctctgctgtcagacCCTCATCTAGACCCGCTGAGGCAAAG GTGACCCCGCGGATGGGAAAAGCTCAAAATGGAAAACCGGCAGCTGTGAAACAGCCTCCAAAGAGGGATATGAAAAACTTCAAGAACGTTGACAGCAAACTGGCCAACTTGATCATGAATGAAATTGTTGACAG TGGAGCGTCTGTATCTTTTGAAGACATCGCGGGACAGGAGCTGGCCAAGCAAGCACTCCAGGAGATCGTCATCCTCCCGGCCCTAAGACCAGAG CTCTTTACTGGTTTGAGAGCTCCAGCACGTGGCTTGCTTTTATTTGGCCCACCTGGAAATGGGAAAACCATGCTG GCCAAAGCAGTCGCAGCCGAGTCAAATGCCACATTCTTCAACATCAGCGCTGCCAGTTTGACTTCTAAATAT GTGGGAGAGGGCGAGAAGCTTGTACGAGCACTGTTTGCAGTTGCCAGAGAATTACAGCCCTCTGTCATCTTCATCG atGAAGTTGACAGCTTGCTCtgtgaaaggagggagggagaacaCGATGCCTCTCGTCGATTAAAAACCGAGTTCCTCATTGAGTTTGATGGG gtgcaGTCAGGAGGGGATGACAGGGTGCTTGTAATGGGAGCGACCAACAGGCCTCAGGAGCTCGATGAAGCAGTGCTGAG GCGCTTTGCAAAGAGGGTTTATGTGGCGTTGCCGGATGCAGAG ACAAGATTCACTCTGCTGAAAAATCTTCTGGGAAAGCAGGGGAATCCACTGAGCAAGAATGAGCTGTCTTCTCTTGCCAA AGCGACTGCAGGATATTCAGGAAGTGACCTCACGTCGCTAGCCAAAGATGCTGCACTTGGGCCGATTCGAG AGTTGGGACCAGACCAAGTCCGAAGTATGGCTGCGAGTGAG ATGCGTAACATCAAGATGAAAGACTTTGAGGACTCCCTGAAGCGCGTTAAGCCCAGTGTTAGCCCAGCAACTCTTAACATGTATTCCAAATGGAACAAAGATTTCGGTGACACAACAGCTTTGTGA
- the LOC121614236 gene encoding opsin-5-like produces the protein MEITLKGFPLKVVNIPWRNNNLSSLHTEPPLSEQGETIIGVYLLVLGWLSWFGNSLVMFVLYRQRASLQSTDFLTLNLAISDASISVFGYSRGILEIFNIFKDDGYLITWIWTCQVDGFFTLLFGLASINTLTVISITRYIKGCHPNKAYCISMNTIAVSLICIWTGAMFWSVAPLLGWGSYTDRGYGTCEVDWSKANYSTIYKSYIISILIFCFFIPVMIMLFSYISIINTVKSTNAMSADGFLTARQRKVERDVTRISIVICTAFIMAWSPYAVVSMWSAWGFHVPSTTSIITRLFAKSASFYNPLIYFGMSSKFRKDVSVLLPCTQERREVVRLQHFQNIKPKAEAPPPPESLPVQKLEAKYATGELNQCNPDSDSGVNSPPQTPPSDTQEVFHINLPSHIETSEYWCDRL, from the exons ATGGAAATAACGCTAAAAGGTTTTCCTCTGAAGGTCGTGAATATTCCATGGAGGAATAATAACCTCAGTTCTCTGCATACAGAGCCTCCTCTGTCCGAACAGGGCGAGACCATCATCGGAGTCTACCTGTTAGTGTTGG GATGGCTGTCCTGGTTTGGAAACAGTTTAGTGATGTTCGTCCTGTACAGACAGCGGGCCTCCCTTCAGTCAACAGATTTCCTCACTTTAAATCTTGCCATCTCCGATGCCAGCATCTCCGTATTCGGCTACTCCAGAGGGATCCTAGAAATATTCAATATCTTCAAGGATGATGGGTATTTGATCACCTGGATCTGGACCTGCCAG GTAGATGGTTTCTTCACCTTGCTCTTTGGCCTTGCAAGCATCAACACCTTGACCGTTATCAGCATCACCAGATACATCAAGGGATGCCACCCGAACAAAG CTTACTGCATCAGCATGAACACCATCGCCGTATCGCTCATCTGCATTTGGACTGGAGCGATGTTTTGGTCCGTCGCTCCACTGCTGGGCTGGGGCAGCTACACAG ATCGAGGTTATGGCACCTGTGAGGTGGACTGGTCCAAAGCCAATTACTCCACCATCTACAAGTCCTACATCATCTCCATCCTCATCTTCTGCTTTTTCATCCCTGTGATGATCATGCTCTTCTCCTACATCTCCATCATCAACACAGTGAAAAGCACGAACGCCATGTCAGCTGATGGCTTCCTCACCGCCCGTCAAaggaaggtggagagagacgtCACAAGG ATTTCTATTGTGATCTGCACAGCTTTCATCATGGCCTGGTCGCCATATGCAGTGGTGTCTATGTGGTCAGCCTGGGGCTTCCATGTGCCAAGCACAACCAGCATCATCACCCGTCTCTTTGCCAAGTCTGCCAGTTTCTACAACCCGCTCATCTACTTCGGCATGAGCTCCAAGTTTCGCAAGGACGTCTCCGTTCTGCTGCCGTGCACGCAGGAGCGAAGGGAGGTGGTGCGTCTGCAGCACTTTCAAAACATCAAACCCAAGGCTGAGGCCCCGCCCCCACCCgaatcacttcctgtccagaaGCTGGAGGCGAAATACGCCACGGGAGAGCTGAACCAATGCAATCCTGACAGCGACTCAGGGGTCAACAGCCCTCCTCAGACTCCTCCATCTGACACACAGGAGGTCTTCCACATTAACCTGCCCTCGCACATTGAAACATCAGAGTACTGGTGTGACAGGCTCTGA